The genomic segment GCTCTCGTTGCCCTCACTGGAGCTTCAGCCCTCGCATCAGGTTCTCGACTGTGATCAGGAGAGTGCTGTGGCGTTTCAGAAGGGTGGCCTTTACAGCCTCACCTTGATCGAGGGTATGGATGGCTCCCGCCCATCGGCGAGCTGGCTCAAACAGCGCCTTGAGCGGGCTGGCATCAACAGTGTCAACGCCATCGTCGATGTGACCAACCACGTGATGGTGGAGCAGGGGCAACCCCTGCATGCCTTCGATGCCGATGCCCTCGAGGAGCTGACGGGAAAACCCGTCGTTGCAGGCAGCTTTGGACTGCGCCAGGCACGCCCGGGAGAACCTTTCACGGGTCTTGATGATCGGGATCTGATCCTGGATGCGAAGGCTCAGGTGGTCACCTGTCACGACCTGCCGATTGCCCTCGCCGGTGTGATGGGAAGCAGGGACAGCGGCGTGAGCGCTTCGACAAAGCGAATCTGGCTTGAATCGGCCATGTTCTCTCCTGCCGCGGTGCGCGCAACGGCGCGATCCGTGGGACTGCGCACCGATGCGAGCAGTCGTTTTGAGAAGGGTCTTCCGGTTGATCTCACACTCGCCTGTTCGGTCAGAGCGGTCGAGATGCTGTCCCAGCTGTTCGATCTGGTGGAGCGCGGGCGTTGGGTCAGTGGTGACCTGCCAGCGGTTGGACAATCCGTCCTGCTGCGTCGTGAGGCGTTGCAGAAATTGCTTGGTCCACTGCAGACGCAGGAGGGGTCTGCTGAGCTCGATGACGCTTCAATCGAGCGTTGCCTCACGGCTCTCGGCTGTTCCCTGACCGCGACTGATGCAGGCTGGCAGGTGGTGGCTCCACCGTCACGCCGTCAGGATCTGCATCGTGAGGTGGATCTCATCGAAGAGGTCGCAAGACTCACGGGATTTGATCGTTTCGAAGCTCACCTGCCGGACCCACTTGTTCCCGGAGCCCTGAGTGCAAGACAGCAGGCTGAGCGACGCATCCGTCAACTGATCTCAGCTGCAGGCCTGCAGGAGATCACAACCCTTTCCCTGGTCGGTGCATCCGAGCAGGAACCAGACCGCATCGCCATCAGCAATCCATTGTTGACGGAAACGAGTTTTCTGCGCACCAATCTCTGGGAGGAACTGCTGCAGGTCTGCGTGCGCAATCTCAAGACACCTCAGCCTGGATGCTGGGTGTTCGAGATCGGCAACGTCTTCGGCGGATCAGCTGAGGCTGTCGAACAGCGAGGTCTGCTTGCCGGAATGATCTGCGGGGAACGTCGGCTGGAACGCTGGACCAGCAGTGGAAAACCGGTGATGCCGACGTATCACGACGCGCGGGGAAGGCTGACTGAAGTGATGCAGGCCCTGCATCTTGAACTCCTGGATCAGCGCCTCACGTCTGATGAACGACTGCACCCCGGCCGGGCGGCCACGCTGGTGCTGGAGGGCCGGCCCCTCGGCTGCTTTGGACAGCTCCATCCAGTTCTGACGGAGCGGCACGGACTACCGGATGCCACCTACCTGTTTGAACTGGATCTGGATCGCCTGTTGGATGCCGCAACCCGCAGCAACCGTTGGGTCCCTGGATTCAAGGGTTTTCCCACGGTTCCATTCAGCGAACGGGATCTTGCCGTTGTGGTGGATCGCGACTGTCCTGCCGCTGAGTTGATTCAGACCATCCGCAAGGCAGGAAAACCCCTCCTGGAGACCGTTGAACTGATCGATCGCTTCGAAGCCGATCAACTGGGGGACAACAAGGCCAGTCAGGCCTTTCGTTTGCGCTATCGCGGCAAAACCACTCTCAAGGAGAACGACGTCCAACCCGTGCATGACAAGGTCCGTCAGGCACTGGAACAACGCTTCAGCGCTGAACTTCGCAGCTGACTCGACGGAGCAGCACCAGGGATTCCAGGTGGCTGGTCTGCGGAAAGAAATCCACAGGATGCAGGCCATCAATCGCGTACGGACCCTGCGGATGCGCGAGTTGTTTGAGATCCCTGGCCTGGGTGGCGGGGTCACAGCTGAGATAGGCGAGGTAAGCCGGAGGACAGGCAAGCAGGGTGTTCAGAACGGATTGATCGAGTCCACGGCGTGGTGGATCCACAACGATTGCGTCACAACCGGAGAGTTCCGTTGACATGAGGCCATCGACATCACCCTGAAGAAAATGACAACGGCTGGCCAGCCCGTTGCGTTCAGCGTTTTCGATCGCCTGGGTGATCGAGGAGGGATGACGTTCTATGCCGATCACCTCAAAACCCCGCGCTGCCAGCGGCAGGCTGATGGTGCCGATCCCGCAGTAAGCATCAAGGATGCGCCCACGGCCGAGGACGGAAATCATCCAATCGCAGATCACCGTGATGATAGATTCAGCCTGTGGAGTGTTGACCTGAAAGAAGGTGCTCGTATCGAGGACGAGTGCAAGGCCGCAGATGCTCTCCTGAAGACTGTCCTGTCCGGCGATGACACGCGTTTCTCTCCCGAGGATCAGATTGCTGCGAACTGGTTGGAGATTGAGGGTGACGCCACGAAGGCTGGGCCAGCGATCCATCCATCGCCTTGCCAGCTCATGAACACCATCCAGCCGGTCATGACTGGAGACGAGCGTGATCAGGAGATCACCCGAATGGTGGCCGATGCGGAGCCCGAGGTGGCGCAACCCCTTGGCTTCGCTGAGATCGTGATCAGCAGGCCAGCCGGTCTGATCAAGATCCTGTTTGAGAGGCTCGATCAGCGCATCAAGGCGTGGATCCAGAACCGGACAGTGGTTGAGATTGATGATCCGGTGGCTGCCCCGCTTGTAGTAGCCGAGACGCAGAGATCCATTCGGCGCGCGTTTGAGCGGGATCAGGGCGCGATTGCGGTAACCGAGTGACCGCTGGTGGTTGAACCGGGATGAGCTGACCGGCTGATTGATGCCTCCCAGTCGACTCAGGGTCTCGGTGAGCTGATGTTCCTTCCACTGCTGCTGACCGGTGGCCCCGAGGTGTTGAAGCGTGCAGCCGCCGCAGTCGGAAGCAAGGATGCAGGGTGGGCGTCGTCGTTCAGACGAGGCGTGGATCAGTTCGAGTCGGCGGCTTCTCCAACGTGATCGCTGGCGCTGGAGCAGCTGGATCCTGGCCACTTCGCCAGGCAGAAGATCGGGCACGACGATGACCCATCCTTGCCACCGCGCCAGACCACATCCGTCGCGATCAAGGTCGGTCGCCTCAACCTCAAGGGTCAGACCGGGGCGTGGTGCATCGTCTCTCGGCATTGCAAAGGCGTAACACGCGAGCTGGTCGCCGACGGCTCAAGGGCTTGTGACCACTAAAATCCAGCAAGCCTGTTCAGTTCTATGAGTGTCGTCCGGGATCTCATCCTCCAGGCCGATGATGATCTGCGGTATCCCACCAGTGGTGAACTGCGCACGATGGTCGATTTCCTCGACCAGGGGGCTATCAGGGTGAGTGTCGTCCGTGTGCTCACGGACAACGAGAAAAAGATCGTGGACGAGTCGGCCAGACAACTGTTCGCCCGCAAACCGGATTACGTCGCTCCAGGCGGCAATGCCTATGGCCAGCGGCAACGTGCCCAGTGCCTGCGCGACTACAGCTGGTATCTCCGCCTGGTGACCTATGGCGTTCTTGCCGGCAGCACCGAGATGATTCAGGACATCGGCCTGATCGGTGCCCGTGAGATGTACAACAGCCTTGGTGTCCCCATGCCGGGGATGGTGGAAGCGATGAAAACCATGAAAGACGCTTCCATCGCCTTGCTGTCCGATCAGCAGGTCAAGATTGCTGCTCCCTACTTCGACTTCCTGATTCAGGGAATGCAGACGTCGACCTGACCGAACTCAGGCTCACAGGTCTCATCCGGGACTATCACCAGGTACGGATCAGATTCTTGAACGAGACCGGTGATCAGCAGTTGTTCTTACCCGTCTCTTAAGTGTTGCTGAATGAGACGCATGATGAGTCTTAATCGCGATTGGCAATGCGATCAATCAAGTTCGCTTTTTGAGCGGACGATCAACCCTTACCGAGCGAATGATTG from the Synechococcus sp. KORDI-100 genome contains:
- the pheT gene encoding phenylalanine--tRNA ligase subunit beta, giving the protein MRVSLSWLNQLVQVDEGVEDLAERLSMAGFEVEDIDDLRARAQGVVVGYVQRCEKHPNADKLSVCQVDVGTDQPLQIVCGAPNVRAELPVPVAMVGAVLPAVGLTIKAGELRGVTSEGMICSLAELGLDSDLDGIAELDRLTVAVPTTGTPVAALLGLDDTVLDLAITANRPDGLSMVGIAREVAALTGAQLSLPSLELQPSHQVLDCDQESAVAFQKGGLYSLTLIEGMDGSRPSASWLKQRLERAGINSVNAIVDVTNHVMVEQGQPLHAFDADALEELTGKPVVAGSFGLRQARPGEPFTGLDDRDLILDAKAQVVTCHDLPIALAGVMGSRDSGVSASTKRIWLESAMFSPAAVRATARSVGLRTDASSRFEKGLPVDLTLACSVRAVEMLSQLFDLVERGRWVSGDLPAVGQSVLLRREALQKLLGPLQTQEGSAELDDASIERCLTALGCSLTATDAGWQVVAPPSRRQDLHREVDLIEEVARLTGFDRFEAHLPDPLVPGALSARQQAERRIRQLISAAGLQEITTLSLVGASEQEPDRIAISNPLLTETSFLRTNLWEELLQVCVRNLKTPQPGCWVFEIGNVFGGSAEAVEQRGLLAGMICGERRLERWTSSGKPVMPTYHDARGRLTEVMQALHLELLDQRLTSDERLHPGRAATLVLEGRPLGCFGQLHPVLTERHGLPDATYLFELDLDRLLDAATRSNRWVPGFKGFPTVPFSERDLAVVVDRDCPAAELIQTIRKAGKPLLETVELIDRFEADQLGDNKASQAFRLRYRGKTTLKENDVQPVHDKVRQALEQRFSAELRS
- the rlmD gene encoding 23S rRNA (uracil(1939)-C(5))-methyltransferase RlmD, whose translation is MPRDDAPRPGLTLEVEATDLDRDGCGLARWQGWVIVVPDLLPGEVARIQLLQRQRSRWRSRRLELIHASSERRRPPCILASDCGGCTLQHLGATGQQQWKEHQLTETLSRLGGINQPVSSSRFNHQRSLGYRNRALIPLKRAPNGSLRLGYYKRGSHRIINLNHCPVLDPRLDALIEPLKQDLDQTGWPADHDLSEAKGLRHLGLRIGHHSGDLLITLVSSHDRLDGVHELARRWMDRWPSLRGVTLNLQPVRSNLILGRETRVIAGQDSLQESICGLALVLDTSTFFQVNTPQAESIITVICDWMISVLGRGRILDAYCGIGTISLPLAARGFEVIGIERHPSSITQAIENAERNGLASRCHFLQGDVDGLMSTELSGCDAIVVDPPRRGLDQSVLNTLLACPPAYLAYLSCDPATQARDLKQLAHPQGPYAIDGLHPVDFFPQTSHLESLVLLRRVSCEVQR
- a CDS encoding allophycocyanin subunit alpha-B codes for the protein MSVVRDLILQADDDLRYPTSGELRTMVDFLDQGAIRVSVVRVLTDNEKKIVDESARQLFARKPDYVAPGGNAYGQRQRAQCLRDYSWYLRLVTYGVLAGSTEMIQDIGLIGAREMYNSLGVPMPGMVEAMKTMKDASIALLSDQQVKIAAPYFDFLIQGMQTST